The proteins below are encoded in one region of Clostridium estertheticum:
- a CDS encoding cation diffusion facilitator family transporter: protein MNKQKCALLSIFSNTALILLKVIAGILMGSVSVISEAIHSSIDLLASIIAFFSIKVASKAEDDGHPFGHGKYENVSGFVEALLILLAAALIIYQAIKRIIDGGAVENVGVGIFVMIIAAVVNFCISMILLKTAKKTDSIALEADAMHLLTDVYTSIGVFVGLILLKITKIPIIDPITAICVSVLIVKTSITLIKKSLNDLVDSKLPDEDISKILNILDSHLEITRYHSLKTRKSGPTREINVNVHVFANASLVDAHILSDKIEEEIKNIFTGESYVMIHLEPEISSEVSEVSGQHGKLV, encoded by the coding sequence ATGAACAAGCAAAAATGCGCATTACTATCCATATTTTCTAATACTGCGTTAATACTTTTAAAAGTTATAGCTGGAATATTAATGGGCTCAGTTAGTGTTATTTCTGAAGCAATCCATTCGTCTATAGATCTTCTGGCAAGTATTATTGCCTTTTTCTCAATTAAGGTAGCCTCAAAAGCTGAGGATGATGGTCACCCATTTGGGCATGGTAAGTATGAAAATGTATCTGGATTCGTCGAGGCTTTATTAATTTTACTTGCTGCGGCGCTCATAATCTATCAAGCCATAAAAAGAATAATTGATGGTGGAGCCGTTGAAAATGTAGGTGTAGGTATATTTGTAATGATCATAGCGGCTGTAGTTAATTTTTGCATCTCGATGATTTTATTAAAAACAGCAAAAAAGACAGATTCTATTGCTTTAGAGGCAGATGCGATGCATCTTCTAACAGATGTGTATACCTCTATAGGAGTGTTTGTTGGACTTATATTATTGAAAATAACTAAAATACCAATTATAGATCCAATCACTGCTATATGTGTTTCGGTCTTAATAGTTAAAACTTCAATAACATTAATCAAAAAATCTTTAAATGATTTAGTAGATTCTAAACTTCCAGATGAGGATATTTCAAAAATATTAAATATCCTTGACTCCCATCTAGAAATAACTAGATATCATAGTTTAAAAACAAGAAAAAGCGGACCTACACGAGAAATTAATGTGAATGTCCATGTTTTCGCAAACGCATCGTTAGTTGATGCCCATATCCTCTCCGATAAAATTGAAGAGGAAATAAAAAATATATTTACTGGGGAGTCATATGTAATGATTCATCTAGAACCAGAAATTTCAAGTGAGGTAAGTGAGGTAAGTGGTCAACATGGGAAGCTAGTTTAG